Proteins encoded in a region of the Gigantopelta aegis isolate Gae_Host chromosome 13, Gae_host_genome, whole genome shotgun sequence genome:
- the LOC121387320 gene encoding zinc transporter ZIP4-like: MKVFFHERHHNISVKEFHEVCPALLHHLLFATSQFGSSRPRPSASKPTPIIVTPSHANLTALKHAPTNAQVYGYGSLSVLLISLCSVVGALFIKISKGVSRHYIMAGMLALGMGNLCGDAVLHLLPEIITAEKIGTDNEEDKVMLLGNADIPRHCIRMLAMLASIYGFFVLELAMSLYHDHSHESEIEVTVDSSKSKSNVSRITLVKFNNTASSGSLSTIYEDGLETPSTSSSQPGVMDIEHEVDNPMKTVKKTSSLSVKVPRSVAWMIIVGDSVHNFADGLAIGAAFSLSVTTGVSTSIAVICHELPHELGDFAVLISTGMSVKRALWLNFVSSLTAFVGLYIGISAGAQDTARHWIFSVGAGMFIYVALADLIPELLRYFKRFQNWAMFLVQNVGILAGYAIMLIIAIYEDEINI, translated from the exons ATGAAGGTGTTTTTTCACGAAAGACACCACAACATCTCAGTAAAAGAATTTCACGAAGTGTGCCCCGCCCTTCTGCACCACCTGTTGTTTGCGACATCGCAGTTTGGATCGTCTAGGCCACGCCCATCCGCTTCAAAGCCCACCCCCATCATTGTGACCCCGTCTCATGCCAATCTTACAGCACTGAAACACGCACCCACGAACGCACAAG TGTATGGGTACGGCTCTCTGTCAGTGCTGCTGATCAGTCTGTGTTCAGTTGTGGGGGCGCTCTTCATCAAGATCAGCAAGGGCGTCAGTCGCCATTACATCATGGCCGGGATGCTTGCCCTGGGAATGGGCAACCTCTGTGGGGACGCTGTGCTGCACCTTCTGCCGGAG ATTATCACAGCTGAGAAGATCGGCACGGATAACGAGGAAGATAAAGTGATGTTGCTAGGCAACGCTGACATCCCACGACACTGTATCCGGATGTTGGCCATGTTAGCCAGTATATACGGGTTCTTTGTGCTAGAGCTCGCCATGAGTCTCTATCATGACCACAGTCACGAG TCAGAGATTGAAGTGACAGTGGACTCCTCCAAGTCGAAGTCCAACGTGTCTAGGATCACTTTAGTGAAGTTCAACAACACTGCGTCTTCAGGATCACTG TCTACTATTTACGAAGACGGACTTGAAACGCCGTCTACCAGCTCTTCACAACCTGGTGTGATGGACATAGAGCACGAGGTGGACAATCCCATGAAAACAGTGAAGAAAACCAGCAGTTTGTCTGTTAAAG TTCCCAGATCGGTGGCCTGGATGATAATAGTCGGCGACTCGGTGCACAATTTTGCCGATGGGTTGGCGATCGGCGCGGCGTTTTCCCTCAGCGTCACTACGGGCGTATCGACGTCAATCGCCGTTATATGTCACGAGCTGCCGCACGAGTTAG gTGATTTCGCAGTCCTGATATCCACGGGCATGTCAGTGAAGAGGGCACTGTGGCTCAACTTCGTGTCCAGTCTGACCGCCTTCGTGGGCCTGTACATCGGGATATCGGCGGGGGCCCAGGACACTGCCAGACACTGGATCTTCTCCGTGGGCGCCGGCATGTTCATATATGTCGCTCTAGCGGATCTC ATACCAGAACTTCTACGATACTTTAAGCGTTTTCAAAACTGGGCCATGTTTTTGGTACAAAACGTCGGCATTCTTGCTGGGTACGCCATTATGCTGATCATAGCTATCTACGAGGATGAGATCAACATTTGA